One stretch of Glycine soja cultivar W05 chromosome 7, ASM419377v2, whole genome shotgun sequence DNA includes these proteins:
- the LOC114417702 gene encoding uncharacterized protein LOC114417702, which translates to MNISCDLPILKGDNYKVWKERVLLHLGWMDIDYAIRKDEPPAITETSEPDAVDLYEKWERSNRLSVMFIKTNISASIRGSVDQYDKVRDLLKAIDEQFTTSEKSLASTLIMQFSSIKLTGTRGVREHIMRLRDIVAQLKTLEVTMSESFLVHFILCTLPQQYTPFKISYNTHKDKWSINELMTMCVQEEERLIMEEGEKVNLTTSNSGKDRKKFVGTNKGKIPTQPTIKKESKCFFCKKKGHMKKDCPKFKSWFEKKGYGKPKEASGK; encoded by the exons atgaatatttcttgtgaccttcccattttgaaaggtgataattataaggtttggaaggaaagagttctccttcatttgggctggatggatattgactatgctataaggaaggATGAGCCACCGGCTATTACTGAAACTAGCGAACCTGATGCTGTTGATCTTTATGAAAAGTGGGAGAGATCTAATCGTCTCTCCGTTATGTTCATAAAAACCAACATATCCGCTAGTATCCGGGGTTCAGTTGACCAGTATGATAAGGTCAGAGATCTGTTGAAAGCCATTGATGAACAGTTTACAACCTCTGAGAAGTCACTTGCTAGCACACTCATTATGCAATTCTCTTCCATTAAGCTTACTGGAACGAGAGGTGTGCGTGAACATATCATGCGCTTAAGGGACATAGTGGCTCAGTTGAAAACCTTGGAAGTTACCATGTCTGAATCCTTCCTGgtacatttcattttgtgcacCCTACCTCAACAGTATACACCCTTCAAAatctcctacaacacacataaggataaatggtctattaatgaattgatgaccatgtgtgttcaagaagaggagagattgataatggaagagggtgagaaggtAAATTTGACTACTTCTAATTCTGGAAAGGATAGGAAGAAGTTTGTAGGCACCAATAAAGGAAAGATTCCGACtcaaccaacaattaaaaaggagtcaaagtgtttcttctgtaaaaagaaaggacacatgaagaaggactgccccaaatttaaaagttggtttgagaagaaag ggtatggaaagcctaaggaagccagtgggaagtga
- the LOC114419922 gene encoding importin beta-like SAD2: protein MAEDLTHIAQLLDQTLSPDATAVRTATAALDLISLTPHFPFYLLSISTGGGNQGQKIAAATYLKNLTRRTVDSTGVKPSNVSKEFKEQLMQALLQVELSVLKILVEVFRAIAAADFVKQNLWPELVPNLQSAIQNSHLTSGSNTKWSTVNALLVLHALLRPFQYFLNPKVAKEPVPPQLELISKEVLVPLLAVFHQFVEKALATHGIAEKETEKVLLTICKCLHFAVKSYMPSTLAPLLPSFCRDLMSILSSLSFDSIVNQEDEYLTRLKTGKRSLLIFSALVTRHRKHSDKLMPEIINCVLNMVKLTKNTSKLPFLSERLLSLGFDVISNILETGPGWRLVSPHFTTLLESAIFPALVMNDKDMSEWEEDPDEYIQKNLPSDIGEISGWREDLFTARKSAVNLLGVISLSKGPPMETATDSLSSSKRKKGQKNKKSNQRRSMGELLVLPFLSKFPIPSASNLSQKKILNDYFGVLMAYGGLQDFLREQEPEFVTSLVRTRILPLYAIAVSLPYLVASANWVLGELGSCLPEEMSTDVYSQLLMALVMPDRQGPSCYPVRISAAGAITTLLDNDYLPPDFLPLLQVIVGNIGNDENESESSILFQLLSSIMEAGDEKVAVHIPLIVSSIVGPVSKWLTSNLEPWPQVVERAIAALAVMGQTWEDSRPEESESDESREKWATGKVAIARTFAALLQQAWLTPLCTLDQQDQQAPSSSSCIEDLSTLLQSVLLSIDGNHMIQELKVSELVSVWSEMIAEWHAWEESEDLSIFEVIKEIVNLDCRYKLKNFVVKEMPPPPAPPVPERSIVEGIGAFISEAIKQYPSATLRACSCVHILLHCPTYSPETEGVKQSLAIVFSQAAFSRFIEVQSTPSALWKPLLLAISSCYLCYPDIVEGILEKGEHGGIKIWASALCHVSNRSFEPGLTAEAEMKLVVMTLGRLIEQLLKQGNSGNEIQNCFTSLLEVSIQLKEAHDGKEDEQGSDDDENEDDEDEDEDSDNDDYDEDSGSDEYEETEEEFLNRYAKAAEALENGSAIEEGDDEDLELELELGQLVDVNEQNVLLSLIDKYHHVLIRGLVLPSELVMNFLNAFPGYGSYFLQYR from the exons ATGGCGGAGGACCTTACTCATATCGCTCAGTTGCTCGACCAAACCCTCAGCCCCGACGCTACCGCCGTCCGCACTGCCACCGCCGCACTCGATCTCATCTCCCTCACTCCGCACTTCCCTTTCTACCTCCTTTCCATTTCCACcg GTGGAGGAAATCAAGGTCAGAAAATCGCTGCTGCTACCTATCTCAAGAACCTCACTCGTCGCACTGTCGATAGTACCGGCGTCAAGCCTTCCAATGTGAGCAAGGAGTTCAAGGAGCAGCTGATGCAAGCGTTGCTTCAAGTCGAGTTGTCCGTTCTCAAAATTTTAGTCGAAGTG TTCCGTGCCATTGCTGCTGCTGATTTTGTTAAGCAGAATTTGTGGCCGGAGCTTGTGCCTAATTTGCAGTCTGCTATTCAGAATAGCCATCTTACCAGTGGTTCGAATACCAAATGGAGTACTGTAAATGCACTTCTTGTTCTCCATGCTCTTCTCAGACCTTTCCAG TATTTTTTGAATCCTAAAGTTGCTAAGGAGCCGGTACCACCACAATTGGAGCTTATATCCAAAGAAGTTCTTGTGCCTTTGCTTGCTGTTTTCCATCAATTTGTTGAAAAG GCTTTAGCAACCCATGGCATAGCAGAAAAAGAAACTGAGAAAGTCCTCCTCACTATATGCAAATGCCTACATTTTGCA GTGAAGTCCTACATGCCATCAACTTTGGCTCCTCTACTGCCTTCATTCTGTCGGGACCTAATGAGCATTTTGAGCTCTCTGAGCTTTGATAGTATTGTCAATCAAGAAGATGAATATTTGACAAGATTGAAGACTGGAAAAAGAAGTCTGCTTATCTTCTCTGCCCTTGTAACCCGGCACAGGAAACATTCTGATAA GTTGATGCCAGAAATTATAAATTGTGTTTTAAACATGGTCAAACTTACCAAAAATACCAGT AAACTTCCTTTCCTTTCAGAGAGGCTATTGTCCCTAGGTTTTGATGTAATTTCAAATATACTGGAGACTGGGCCG GGATGGCGATTAGTTTCTCCACATTTTACGACTCTATTGGAATCTGCAATCTTTCCAGCATTAGTCATGAATGACAAG GACATGTCAGAGTGGGAAGAAGACCCAGATGAGTATATACAAAAGAATCTTCCTTCAGATATA gGTGAAATTTCTGGATGGAGAGAGGATTTATTCACAGCTAGAAAAAGTGCAGTAAACTTACTTGGTGTTATTTCACTGTCAAAG GGTCCACCAATGGAGACTGCCACTGACAGTTTATCTTCATCCAAGCGTAAAAAAGgtcaaaagaacaaaaaaagcaATCAACGCCGCTCTATGGGGGAGTTATTGGTGCTTCCATTTTTGTCCAAGTTTCCCATTCCTTCCGCTTCCAACTTGTCTCAAAAGAAAATCTTGAATGA TTACTTTGGCGTTCTTATGGCATATGGTGGCCTGCAAGAT TTTTTGAGGGAGCAAGAGCCTGAATTTGTAACAAGCCTTGTTCGTACCCGGATTTTGCCACTGTATGCAATAGCTGTGTCCCTACCATACCTAGTTGCTAGTGCAAACTGGGTACTTGGAGAACTAGGCTCCTGTCTACCAGAA GAGATGAGTACTGATGTATATTCTCAATTGCTCATGGCATTGGTCATGCCAGATAGGCAGGGTCCTTCTTGCTATCCTGTGCGGATTTCTGCTGCTGGGGCAATTACCACACTACTTGAT aatgaCTACTTGCCCCCTGATTTTCTACCCCTTCTCCAAGTAATAGTTGGCAACATTGGAAATGATGAGAATGAGAGCGAGAGTTCCATCTTATTTCAGCTTCTCAGTTCTATTATGGAAGCTGGAGATGAAAAAGTTGCAGTCCATATCCCACTTATTGTCTCATCAATAGTGGGTCCAGTCTCAAAATGGTTAACTTCCAATCTGGAACCTTGGCCTCAA GTGGTTGAACGCGCAATTGCTGCTCTGGCAGTTATGGGTCAGACTTGGGAAGACTCCAGGCCTGAAGAATCTGAGTCAGATGAGTCTCGTGAAAAATGGGCTACGGGTAAAGTGGCAATTGCTAGAACTTTTGCTGCACTCTTGCAGCAGGCTTGGCTTACCCCTCTGTGCACACTG GATCAGCAAGATCAGCAGGCTCCCTCCTCCTCATCATGCATAGAAGATTTGTCAACTTTGCTACAGTCTGTCTTGCTATCTATTGATGGAAATCACATGATTCAAGAGCTTAAAGTATCAGAGCTGGTGTCAGTTTGGTCTGAAATGATTGCAGAGTGGCATGCATGGGAGGAATCAGAGGATTTATCGATTTTTGAGGTGATTAAGGAAATTGTGAATTTAGATTGCAGATATAAGCTGAAAAACTTTGTTGTAAAAGAGATGCCACCTCCTCCAGCTCCGCCTGTTCCTGAACGTTCAATTGTAGAGGGCATTGGTGCTTTCATCAGTGAGGCAATTAAGCAATATCCTTCTGCAACATTGAGAGCTTGCTCATGTGTCCATATATTATTACATTGTCCAACCTACTCACCTGAAACTGAAGGTGTAAAGCAGTCATTGGCTATTGTTTTTAGTCAGGCAGCCTTCTCTCGATTTATAGAAGTTCAAAGCACACCCAGTGCACTTTGGAAGCCTCTATTGCTTGCTATATCTTCCTGCTATTTGTGTTATCCTGATATTGTAGAAGGTATTCTGGAGAAGGGCGAACACGGAGGCATCAAAATTTGGGCATCTGCTTTGTGTCATGTATCCAATAGATCTTTTGAGCCTGGTCTGACAGCAGAGGCTGAGATGAAGTTAGTTG TGATGACATTGGGCCGATTGATTGAGCAACTTCTCAAACAAGGGAACTCAGGCAATGAAATTCAAAACTGCTTTACTTCACTGTTGGAGGTATCCATTCAATTGAAAGAAGCACATGATGGGAAAGAAGATGAACAAGGATCTGATGATGATGAAAATGAAGATGATGAGGACGAGGATGAGGACagtgacaatgatgattatGATGAG GATTCTGGAAGTGATGAATACGAAGAAACAGAAGAAGAATTTCTTAATAGGTATGCTAAAGCTGCTGAGGCATTGGAAAATGGTTCAGCTATTGAAGAGGGGGATGATGAAGATCTGGAACTGGAGCTGGAATTAG GTCAATTAGTGGACGTTAATGAACAAAATGTATTGTTGTCCTTGATAGACAAGTACCACCATGTGCTGATACGAGGACTAGTTTTGCCATCGGAGCTCGTCATGAATTTTCTGAATGCCTTCCCCGGGTACGGTTCGTACTTCCTGCAATACAGATAA
- the LOC114419918 gene encoding S-adenosylmethionine synthase-like, protein MAETFLFTSESVNEGHPDKLCDQISDAVLDACLEQDPDSKVACETCTKTNLVMVFGEITTKANVDYEKIVRDTCRSIGFISNDVGLDADNCKVLVNIEQQSPDIAQGVHGHLTKRPEEIGAGDQGHMFGYATDETPELMPLSHVLATKLGARLTEVRKNGTCPWLRPDGKTQVTVEYYNDNGARVPVRVHTVLISTQHDETVTNDEIAADLKEHVIKPVIPEKYLDEKTIFHLNPSGRFVIGGPHGDAGLTGRKIIIDTYGGWGAHGGGAFSGKDPTKVDRSGAYIVRQAAKSIVASGLARRCIVQVSYAIGVPEPLSVFVDTYGTGKIHDKEILNIVKENFDFRPGMISINLDLKRGGNNRFLKTAAYGHFGREDPDFTWEVVKPLKWEKA, encoded by the coding sequence ATGGCAGAGACATTCCTATTCACCTCGGAGTCAGTGAACGAGGGACACCCTGATAAGCTCTGCGACCAAATCTCCGATGCTGTCCTCGACGCTTGCCTCGAACAGGACCCAGACAGCAAGGTTGCCTGCGAAACATGCACCAAGACCAACTTGGTCATGGTCTTCGGAGAGATCACCACCAAGGCCAACGTTGACTACGAGAAGATCGTGCGTGACACCTGCAGGAGCATCGGCTTCATCTCAAACGATGTGGGACTTGATGCTGACAACTGCAAGGTCCTTGTAAACATTGAGCAGCAGAGCCCTGATATTGCCCAGGGCGTGCACGGCCACCTTACCAAAAGACCTGAAGAAATTGGCGCTGGTGACCAGGGTCACATGTTTGGCTATGCCACTGATGAAACCCCAGAATTGATGCCATTGAGTCATGTTCTTGCAACCAAGCTCGGTGCTCGTCTCACCGAGGTTCGCAAGAACGGAACCTGCCCATGGCTGAGGCCTGATGGGAAGACCCAAGTGACTGTGGAGTATTACAATGATAATGGTGCCAGGGTTCCAGTTCGTGTTCACACCGTGCTAATCTCCACCCAGCATGATGAGACTGTCACCAACGACGAAATTGCGGCTGACCTCAAGGAGCATGTGATCAAGCCTGTGATCCCGGAGAAGTACCTTGACGAGAAGACCATTTTCCACTTGAACCCCTCTGGCCGTTTTGTCATTGGAGGTCCTCACGGTGATGCTGGTCTCACCGGCCGCAAGATCATCATCGATACTTATGGAGGATGGGGTGCTCATGGTGGTGGTGCCTTCTCCGGGAAGGATCCCACCAAGGTTGATAGGAGTGGTGCTTACATTGTGAGACAGGCTGCTAAGAGCATTGTGGCAAGTGGACTAGCCAGAAGGTGCATTGTGCAAGTGTCTTATGCCATTGGTGTGCCCGAGCCTTTGTCTGTCTTTGTTGACACCTATGGCACCGGGAAGATCCATGATAAGGAGATTCTCAACATTGTGAAGGAGAACTTTGATTTCAGGCCCGGTATGATCTCCATCAACCTTGATCTCAAGAGGGGTGGGAATAACAGGTTCTTGAAGACTGCTGCTTATGGACACTTTGGCAGAGAGGACCCTGACTTCACATGGGAAGTGGTCAAGCCCCTCAAGTGGGAGAAGGCCTAA
- the LOC114419917 gene encoding S-adenosylmethionine synthase, which translates to MAETFLFTSESVNEGHPDKLCDQISDAVLDACLEQDPDSKVACETCTKTNLVMVFGEITTKANVDYEKIVRDTCRNIGFVSNDVGLDADNCKVLVNIEQQSPDIAQGVHGHLTKRPEEIGAGDQGHMFGYATDETPELMPLSHVLATKLGARLTEVRKNGTCPWLRPDGKTQVTVEYYNDNGAMVPVRVHTVLISTQHDETVTNDEIAADLKEHVIKPVIPEKYLDEKTIFHLNPSGRFVIGGPHGDAGLTGRKIIIDTYGGWGAHGGGAFSGKDPTKVDRSGAYIVRQAAKSIVASGLARRCIVQVSYAIGVPEPLSVFVDTYGTGKIHDKEILNIVKENFDFRPGMISINLDLKRGGNNRFLKTAAYGHFGREDPDFTWEVVKPLKWEKA; encoded by the coding sequence ATGGCAGAGACATTCCTATTTACCTCAGAGTCAGTGAACGAGGGACACCCTGACAAGCTCTGCGACCAAATCTCCGATGCTGTCCTCGACGCTTGCCTCGAACAGGACCCAGACAGCAAGGTTGCCTGCGAAACATGCACCAAGACCAACTTGGTCATGGTCTTCGGAGAGATCACCACCAAGGCCAACGTTGACTACGAGAAGATCGTGCGTGACACCTGCAGGAACATCGGCTTCGTCTCAAACGATGTGGGACTTGATGCTGACAACTGCAAGGTCCTTGTAAACATTGAGCAGCAGAGCCCTGATATTGCCCAGGGTGTGCACGGCCACCTTACCAAAAGACCCGAGGAAATCGGTGCTGGAGACCAGGGTCACATGTTTGGCTATGCCACGGACGAGACCCCAGAATTGATGCCATTGAGTCATGTTCTTGCAACTAAACTCGGTGCTCGTCTCACCGAGGTTCGCAAGAACGGAACCTGCCCATGGTTGAGGCCTGATGGGAAGACCCAAGTGACTGTTGAGTATTACAATGACAACGGTGCCATGGTTCCAGTTCGTGTCCACACTGTGCTTATCTCCACCCAACATGATGAGACTGTGACCAACGACGAAATTGCAGCTGACCTCAAGGAGCATGTGATCAAGCCGGTGATCCCGGAGAAGTACCTTGATGAGAAGACCATTTTCCACTTGAACCCCTCTGGCCGTTTTGTCATTGGAGGTCCTCACGGTGATGCTGGTCTCACCGGCCGCAAGATCATCATCGATACTTACGGAGGATGGGGTGCTCATGGTGGTGGTGCCTTCTCCGGGAAGGATCCCACCAAGGTTGATAGGAGTGGTGCTTACATTGTGAGACAGGCTGCTAAGAGCATTGTGGCAAGTGGACTAGCCAGAAGGTGCATTGTGCAAGTGTCTTATGCCATAGGTGTGCCCGAGCCTTTGTCTGTCTTTGTTGACACCTATGGCACCGGGAAGATCCATGATAAGGAGATTCTCAACATTGTGAAGGAGAACTTTGATTTCAGGCCCGGTATGATCTCCATCAACCTTGATCTCAAGAGGGGTGGGAATAACAGGTTCTTGAAGACTGCTGCATATGGACACTTCGGCAGAGAGGACCCTGACTTCACATGGGAAGTGGTCAAGCCCCTCAAGTGGGAGAAGGCCTAA
- the LOC114419920 gene encoding uncharacterized protein LOC114419920 isoform X2: MGSQDDAPPAHYVMKIQSFSLLAKNSIERYESGKFEAGGYKWKLVLYPSGNKSKNIREHISLYLALDDTSSLHHGWEIYVNFRFFLHDQTNDNYLVGPDTVRKERRFHKMKAEWGIDQFIPLRDFNLASKGYLVDDTCAFGAEVFVCKERSTGKGECLVMMKEAILYKHLYEFDNLSKLDLECYDSKPFNAGNFKWKIKLYPKGKGAELGNYLSLYLALADPSALSPCSKIYAQITLRILDQKQAKHHFGKANYWFSASSHENGAAIFMPINNFTNQNFGYVVKDSCFVEAEVIILGVVDALS; encoded by the exons ATGGGTAGTCAAGATG ATGCTCCACCAGCTCATTACGTAATGAAAATTCAGTCATTTTCACTCCTTGCGAAGAATTCTATAGAGAGATACGAATCAGGGAAATTTGAAGCTGGAGGCTACAAATG GAAGTTAGTTCTGTACCCTAGTGGAAACAAGAGCAAGAATATAAGGGAACATATATCACTCTACTTGGCGTTGGATGACACAAGTTCACTTCATCATGGATGGGAAATCTATGTCAATTTTCGATTCTTTTTGCATGATCAGACCAACGACAACTACCTAGTTGGCCCgg ATACTGTGAGAAAGGAAAGGAGATTTCACAAAATGAAGGCTGAATGGGGAATTGATCAATTTATTCCTCTGAGAGACTTCAACCTTGCCTCTAAAGGTTATCTGGTGGACGACACGTGTGCTTTTGGAGCAGAAGTCTTTGTTTGCAAAGAAAGAAGCACAGGCAAAGGAGAATGTTTGGTAATGATGAAGGAAGCCATTCTATACAAGCACCTCTACGAGTTTGACAACCTCTCTAAGTTGGATTTAGAGTGTTATGATTCTAAACCATTCAATGCTGGAAACTTTAAGTG GAAGATAAAACTATATCCCAAAGGAAAAGGTGCTGAATTGGGCAATTATCTTTCTCTGTATCTAGCCTTAGCTGACCCATCAGCCCTTTCTCCTTGTTCCAAAATATATGCGCAGATAACATTACGCATACTTGACCAAAAGCAAGCCAAACATCACTTTGGAAAAG CTAACTACTGGTTTAGTGCCTCAAGCCATGAAAATGGTGCAGCCATATTTATGCCTATCAATAATTTCACCAATCAAAACTTTGGTTATGTGGTGAAGGACAGTTGCTTCGTAGAGGCAGAGGTTATAATTCTTGGAGTGGTTGATGCATTGTCCTAA
- the LOC114419920 gene encoding uncharacterized protein LOC114419920 isoform X1, with protein MGSQDAIPRSTVDAPPAHYVMKIQSFSLLAKNSIERYESGKFEAGGYKWKLVLYPSGNKSKNIREHISLYLALDDTSSLHHGWEIYVNFRFFLHDQTNDNYLVGPDTVRKERRFHKMKAEWGIDQFIPLRDFNLASKGYLVDDTCAFGAEVFVCKERSTGKGECLVMMKEAILYKHLYEFDNLSKLDLECYDSKPFNAGNFKWKIKLYPKGKGAELGNYLSLYLALADPSALSPCSKIYAQITLRILDQKQAKHHFGKANYWFSASSHENGAAIFMPINNFTNQNFGYVVKDSCFVEAEVIILGVVDALS; from the exons ATGGGTAGTCAAGATG CCATTCCACGATCTACTGTAGATGCTCCACCAGCTCATTACGTAATGAAAATTCAGTCATTTTCACTCCTTGCGAAGAATTCTATAGAGAGATACGAATCAGGGAAATTTGAAGCTGGAGGCTACAAATG GAAGTTAGTTCTGTACCCTAGTGGAAACAAGAGCAAGAATATAAGGGAACATATATCACTCTACTTGGCGTTGGATGACACAAGTTCACTTCATCATGGATGGGAAATCTATGTCAATTTTCGATTCTTTTTGCATGATCAGACCAACGACAACTACCTAGTTGGCCCgg ATACTGTGAGAAAGGAAAGGAGATTTCACAAAATGAAGGCTGAATGGGGAATTGATCAATTTATTCCTCTGAGAGACTTCAACCTTGCCTCTAAAGGTTATCTGGTGGACGACACGTGTGCTTTTGGAGCAGAAGTCTTTGTTTGCAAAGAAAGAAGCACAGGCAAAGGAGAATGTTTGGTAATGATGAAGGAAGCCATTCTATACAAGCACCTCTACGAGTTTGACAACCTCTCTAAGTTGGATTTAGAGTGTTATGATTCTAAACCATTCAATGCTGGAAACTTTAAGTG GAAGATAAAACTATATCCCAAAGGAAAAGGTGCTGAATTGGGCAATTATCTTTCTCTGTATCTAGCCTTAGCTGACCCATCAGCCCTTTCTCCTTGTTCCAAAATATATGCGCAGATAACATTACGCATACTTGACCAAAAGCAAGCCAAACATCACTTTGGAAAAG CTAACTACTGGTTTAGTGCCTCAAGCCATGAAAATGGTGCAGCCATATTTATGCCTATCAATAATTTCACCAATCAAAACTTTGGTTATGTGGTGAAGGACAGTTGCTTCGTAGAGGCAGAGGTTATAATTCTTGGAGTGGTTGATGCATTGTCCTAA